One Struthio camelus isolate bStrCam1 chromosome 28, bStrCam1.hap1, whole genome shotgun sequence genomic region harbors:
- the PFKM gene encoding ATP-dependent 6-phosphofructokinase, muscle type, which yields MGVFPELSLEASKLLLSASLTCAAVFLFLTFFPFAQKGREPPARKMAQPPKVQGHAESLGAGKAIAVLTSGGDAQGMNAAVRAVVRVGIYLGAKVYFVHEGYQGLVDGGDNIKEATWESVSMMLQLGGTVIGSARCQDFRTREGRLQAARNLVKRGITNLCVIGGDGSLTGADTFRAEWSSLLAELVKTGGITPEEAKKSNYLNIVGMVGSIDNDFCGTDMTIGTDSALHRIMEIVDAITTTAQSHQRTFVLEVMGRHCGYLALITALACGADWVFIPESPPEDDWEDHLCRRLTERRVGGSRLNIIIVAEGAIDKQGKLITSDDIKNLVVKRLGYDTRVTILGHVQRGGTPSAFDRILGSRMGVEAVMALLEGTPDTPACVVSLSGNQAVRLPLMECVQVTKDVTTAMKEKRFDDALKLRGQSFQNNWNVYKLLAHIRPPSTKSGYTLAVLNVGAPAAGMNAAVRSTVRIGLIHGHRMLAVHDGFEGLAFGMVEEISWERVGGWTALGGSKLGTKRTLPKKYFEEISANISSFGIHGLIIIGGFEAFIGSLELMEGRTKYEELCIPLCIIPATVSNNVPGSDFSIGADTALNTITTTCDRIKQSAAGTKRRVFIIETMGGYCGYLATLAGLAGGADAAYIFEERFSIRDLQINVEHLTEKMKTTVKRGLVLRNERCSENYTTDFIYNLYSEEGKGIFDCRKNVLGHMQQGGTPTPFDRNFGTKMGAKAVAWITGKIKECSRHGRIFANTADSACLLGMRKRSLVFQPINELKEQTDFEHRIPKEQWWLKLRPILKILAKYSIELDTSEKAHLEHIAHKRISLESNI from the exons cgcgAAAGATGGCGCAGCCACCCAAAGTGCAAGGCCATGCCGAGAGCCTGGGAGCCGGGAAGGCCATCGCCGTGCTGACATCCGGAGGGGACGCACAGG GCATGAATGCGGCCGTCCGGGCCGTGGTGCGGGTCGGCATCTACCTGGGCGCCAAGGTCTACTTTGTGCATGAG GGCTACCAGGGGCTGGTGGATGGAGGAGACAACATCAAGGAGGCCACGTGGGAGAGCGTTTCCATGATGCTGCAGCTG GGTGGCACAGTCATTGGCAGTGCCCGGTGCCAAGATTTCCGGACGCGTGAGGGCCGCCTGCAAGCTGCCCGCAACCTGGTGAAACGTGGCATCACCAACCTCTGCGTCATTGGCGGTGACGGCAGCCTCACCGGAGCTGACACTTTCCGGGCTGAGTGGAGCAGCCTCCTCGCTGAGCTGGTGAAGACAG GGGGGATCACACCAGAGGAGGCGAAGAAGTCCAACTACCTGAACATCGTGGGCATGGTGGGCTCCATTGACAACGACTTCTGCGGCACGGACATGACCATTGGCACTGACTCGGCCCTCCACCGCATCATGGAGATCGTGGATGCCATCACTACCACTGCCCAGAG TCACCAGAGGACGTTTGTGCTGGAGGTGATGGGCCGTCACTGTGG CTACCTGGCTCTCATCACTGCCCTGGCCTGTGGCGCTGACTGGGTCTTCATTCCCGAATCGCCTCCCGAGGACGACTGGGAAGACCACTTGTGCCGGAGGCTGACGGAG AGGAGGGTTGGGGGCTCGAGGCTCAACATCATCATTGTGGCTGAAGGCGCCATCGACAAGCAAGGCAAGCTCATCACCTCGGACGATATCAAGAAT CTGGTGGTGAAGCGCCTGGGCTATGACACCCGGGTCACCATCCTGGGTCACGTGCAGCGTGGCGGGACACCCTCTGCCTTTGACCGCATCCTG ggAAGTCGCATGGGCGTCGAAGCCGTCATGGCCCTGCTGGAAGGGACCCCAGACACCCCCGCCTGTGTTgtcagcctctcggggaaccaaGCTGTGCGCCTGCCCCTCATGGAGTGTGTCCAGGTG ACCAAAGACGTGACAACGGCGATGAAGGAGAAGCGCTTTGACGATGCCCTCAAGCTGCGGGGCCA GAGTTTCCAAAATAATTGGAACGTGTACAAGCTGCTGGCCCACATCCGCCCACCCTCCACCAAG AGTGGCTACACCCTGGCAGTGCTGAACGTTGGTGCGCCGGCCGCTGGCATGAACGCAGCTGTGCGGTCCACTGTGAGGATTGGGCTCATCCATGGCCACAGGATGCTGGCAGTGCATGACGGCTTCGAGGGCCTCGCTTTTGGCATG gtggaagagatcagctgggaGAGAGTTGGCGGCTGGACTGCTCTCGGTGGCTCCAAACTGGGGACAAAGAG gACTTTGCCCAAGAAATACTTTGAGGAAATCAGTGCAAACATCAGCAGCTTTGGCATCCATGGGCTGATCATCATCGGTGGCTTTGAG GCCTTCATAGGCAGCCTGGAGCTGATGGAGGGCCGCACCAAGTACGAGGAGCTCTGCATCCCGCTCTGCATCATCCCTGCCACCGTCTCCAACAATGTCCCCGGCTCGGACTTCAGCATTGGTGCCGACACTGCCCTCAACACCATCACCACG ACCTGCGACCGCATCAAGCAATCAGCAGCCGGGACCAAGCGGCGCGTCTTCATCATCGAGACCATGGGTGGCTACTGCGGCTACCTGGCCAcgctggcggggctggcgggcggTGCAGATGCCGCATACATCTTTGAGGAGCGCTTCAGCATCCGCGACTTGCAG ATCAATGTGGAGCATTTAACTGAGAAAATGAAGACGACAGTGAAGAGGGGCCTGGTGTTGAG GAATGAGCGCTGCAGCGAGAACTACACCACCGACTTCATCTACAACCTCTACTCCGAGGAGGGCAAGGGCATCTTTGACTGCAGGAAGAATGTACTAGGGCACATGCAGCAG GGCGGCACTCCCACCCCCTTTGACAGGAACTTTGGCACCAAAATGGGCGCCAAGGCCGTGGCCTGGATCACCGGGAAGATCAAGGAGTGCTCCAGGCACG GTAGGATCTTTGCCAACACGGCCGACTCGGCCTGCCTGCTGGGCATGCGCAAGCGCAGCCTCGTCTTCCAGCCCATCAACGAGCTCAAGGAGCAGACGGACTTTGA GCACCGCATCCCCAAGGAACAGTGGTGGCTGAAGCTTCGTCCCATCCTGAAGATCCTGGCCAAGTACAGCATCGAGCTGGACACCTCAGAGAAAGCCCATCTGGAGCACATCGCGCACAAGAGGATCTCGCTGGAGTCCAATATCTAA